Proteins encoded together in one Lathyrus oleraceus cultivar Zhongwan6 chromosome 5, CAAS_Psat_ZW6_1.0, whole genome shotgun sequence window:
- the LOC127084059 gene encoding zinc finger CCCH domain-containing protein 65 isoform X2, which produces MNTEFSMAFPPYGQSHFRSKTYSTLVRILSHLSPSTVPTQSSLPTIQEGEFEKEELYGHQVDEVAHSCLDNDKIIEALNVTEDGGLLDSTTMEDKEKAEKLICVTDATNSSNLLIEEGDLEEGEISGDFAMDGNTVDVSSVDATISEQMKVDEIQKLGNSFGNQASPFNMGNNGLVELWTINDISTYLTPKQVLVQMVDANRNEQSDPCPMKKTIKEVIDPSRKRKRIPDLEKEDKKKEMVDASKSKRGPRSQEKKIKKREKYRKKRAEKNRELGVKRLKLIPVQKPKTISYCRHYMKGRCNEGDKCKFSHDTVPETKSKACVHFARHSCMKGDDCPFDHQLSKYPCSNIISNGSCSRGHACLFSHQVPINQRIPAPTNAYKPELKSPLPSGNTNFSTPLNNHDTSYVQQNHFTNSKGTETSQTKPTSTPKGIRFINVANLSSSTPKQDLITPNKGSLVHNGKCADKGQNTTEIPKKFSAVTPKGINFLSFGKGSVCRFKSIIQSTAQNLPQTALFSHNEISDKKQSMVERMKSKFLEKDSTDDSMRDHSHCKSVQEVKKVSDNSQTSNVTSATLLARPFVSHQSSGSLVSEYHKQASNLGQRALLSTLAFAAEHESDIKMKCPTVDSPV; this is translated from the exons ATGAATACCGAATTTTCAATGGCGTTTCCTCCTTACGGTCAGTCTCATTTCCGTAGCAAAACTTATTCCACCCTTGTCCGCATTCTCTCCCACCTCTCTCCTTCCACCGTTCCAACGCAATCATCGCTTCCTACAATTCAAGAGGGTGAATTTGAGAAAGAAGAATTGTATGGTCATCAGGTTGATGAAGTAGCTCATAGTTGTTTAGATAATGATAAGATTATCGAAGCATTGAATGTGACAGAAGATGGTGGATTATTGGATTCAACAACTATGGAAGATAAAGAGAAAGCAGAGAAATTAATCTGTGTGACAGATGCTACAAATTCTTCCAATCTTCTGATCGAAGAAGGAGATCTAGAAGAGGGAGAAATTTCTGGAGATTTTGCAATGGATGGAAACACAGTTGACGTGTCTTCTGTGGATGCTACAATTTCAGAACAGATGAAAGTGGATGAGATTCAGAAACTCGGGAATTCATTTGGAAACCAGGCATCCCCCTTCAATATGGGTAACAATGGACTAGTAGAACTTTGGACTATCAATGACATATCAACATATTTAACCCCAAAGCAAGTCTTGGTACAG ATGGTTGATGCCAACAGAAATGAACAAAGTGATCCTTGCCCTATGAAGAAAACCATAAAG GAGGTAATTGATCCCAGTAGAAAGAGAAAACGTATTCCTGATTTAGAGAAGGAGGATAAAAAGAAG GAGATGGTTGATGCCAGTAAAAGTAAACGTGGTCCTCGTTCTCAAGAGAAGAAAATTAAAAAGAGG GAGAAGTATCGAAAGAAAAGAGCAGAAAAGAACAGAGAACTAGGTGTTAAAAGGTTGAAGTTGATTCCAGTACAGAAACCAAAAACAATCTCATATTGTCGCCATTATATGAAAGGAAGGTGCAATGAG GGTGACAAGTGCAAATTCTCTCATGATACTGTTCCTGAAACAAAGTCCAAG GCATGTGTTCACTTTGCTCGTCACTCTTGTATGAAAGGGGATGATTGCCCATTTGATCACCAACTCTCCAAGTATCCTTGTTCTAATATAATTTCTAATGGCTCTTGTTCTAGAGGTCATGCTTGTTTGTTTTCACACCAG GTACCAATCAACCAACGTATACCTGCGCCTACAAATGCTTACAAACCAGAGTTGAAATCTCCTCTTCCGTCAGGAAATACAAATTTCAGTACGCCACTGAATAATCATGACACTAGTTATGTCCAACAAAACCACTTCACCAATTCTAAGGGAACAGAAACTTCACAGACAAAACCTACCTCAACACCCAAAGGAATTAGATTCATAAATGTTGCTAACTTATCATCTAGTACGCCAAAACAAGACTTAATAACACCAAACAAGGGAAGTCTTGTCCACAATGGGAAGTGTGCAGATAAAGGTCAAAATACTACAGAAATTCCTAAGAAATTTTCGGCTGTCACGCCCAAGGGAATTAACTTTCTTTCTTTCGGCAAAGGTTCTGTTTGCAGGTTTAAAAGTATTATTCAATCCACTGCACAAAATTTACCTCAAACTGCGCTATTCTCACATAATGAAATTTCAGACAAAAAGCAATCCATGGTAGAACGAATGAAATCAAAGTTTCTAGAGAAAGATTCAACTGATGATTCTATGAGGGATCACAGCCATTGTAAATCGGTTCAAGAAGTAAAAAAGGTATCTGACAATTCTCAGACTTCCAATGTGACCTCAGCCACACTTCTTGCCCGTCCGTTTGTTTCACATCAGTCTTCTGGAAGCCTAGTATCTGAATATCATAAACAAGCATCAAACTTAGGCCAAAGGGCACTCTTATCAACTTTAGCTTTTGCAGCAGAGCATGAATCAGATATTAAAATGAAATGCCCCACTGTTGATTCACCTGTATGA
- the LOC127084059 gene encoding zinc finger CCCH domain-containing protein 65 isoform X3 encodes MNTEFSMAFPPYGQSHFRSKTYSTLVRILSHLSPSTVPTQSSLPTIQEGEFEKEELYGHQVDEVAHSCLDNDKIIEALNVTEDGGLLDSTTMEDKEKAEKLICVTDATNSSNLLIEEGDLEEGEISGDFAMDGNTVDVSSVDATISEQMKVDEIQKLGNSFGNQASPFNMGNNGLVELWTINDISTYLTPKQVLVQEVIDPSRKRKRIPDLEKEDKKKEMVDASKSKRGPRSQEKKIKKREKYRKKRAEKNRELGVKRLKLIPVQKPKTISYCRHYMKGRCNEGDKCKFSHDTVPETKSKACVHFARHSCMKGDDCPFDHQLSKYPCSNIISNGSCSRGHACLFSHQVPINQRIPAPTNAYKPELKSPLPSGNTNFSTPLNNHDTSYVQQNHFTNSKGTETSQTKPTSTPKGIRFINVANLSSSTPKQDLITPNKGSLVHNGKCADKGQNTTEIPKKFSAVTPKGINFLSFGKGSVCRFKSIIQSTAQNLPQTALFSHNEISDKKQSMVERMKSKFLEKDSTDDSMRDHSHCKSVQEVKKVSDNSQTSNVTSATLLARPFVSHQSSGSLVSEYHKQASNLGQRALLSTLAFAAEHESDIKMKCPTVDSPV; translated from the exons ATGAATACCGAATTTTCAATGGCGTTTCCTCCTTACGGTCAGTCTCATTTCCGTAGCAAAACTTATTCCACCCTTGTCCGCATTCTCTCCCACCTCTCTCCTTCCACCGTTCCAACGCAATCATCGCTTCCTACAATTCAAGAGGGTGAATTTGAGAAAGAAGAATTGTATGGTCATCAGGTTGATGAAGTAGCTCATAGTTGTTTAGATAATGATAAGATTATCGAAGCATTGAATGTGACAGAAGATGGTGGATTATTGGATTCAACAACTATGGAAGATAAAGAGAAAGCAGAGAAATTAATCTGTGTGACAGATGCTACAAATTCTTCCAATCTTCTGATCGAAGAAGGAGATCTAGAAGAGGGAGAAATTTCTGGAGATTTTGCAATGGATGGAAACACAGTTGACGTGTCTTCTGTGGATGCTACAATTTCAGAACAGATGAAAGTGGATGAGATTCAGAAACTCGGGAATTCATTTGGAAACCAGGCATCCCCCTTCAATATGGGTAACAATGGACTAGTAGAACTTTGGACTATCAATGACATATCAACATATTTAACCCCAAAGCAAGTCTTGGTACAG GAGGTAATTGATCCCAGTAGAAAGAGAAAACGTATTCCTGATTTAGAGAAGGAGGATAAAAAGAAG GAGATGGTTGATGCCAGTAAAAGTAAACGTGGTCCTCGTTCTCAAGAGAAGAAAATTAAAAAGAGG GAGAAGTATCGAAAGAAAAGAGCAGAAAAGAACAGAGAACTAGGTGTTAAAAGGTTGAAGTTGATTCCAGTACAGAAACCAAAAACAATCTCATATTGTCGCCATTATATGAAAGGAAGGTGCAATGAG GGTGACAAGTGCAAATTCTCTCATGATACTGTTCCTGAAACAAAGTCCAAG GCATGTGTTCACTTTGCTCGTCACTCTTGTATGAAAGGGGATGATTGCCCATTTGATCACCAACTCTCCAAGTATCCTTGTTCTAATATAATTTCTAATGGCTCTTGTTCTAGAGGTCATGCTTGTTTGTTTTCACACCAG GTACCAATCAACCAACGTATACCTGCGCCTACAAATGCTTACAAACCAGAGTTGAAATCTCCTCTTCCGTCAGGAAATACAAATTTCAGTACGCCACTGAATAATCATGACACTAGTTATGTCCAACAAAACCACTTCACCAATTCTAAGGGAACAGAAACTTCACAGACAAAACCTACCTCAACACCCAAAGGAATTAGATTCATAAATGTTGCTAACTTATCATCTAGTACGCCAAAACAAGACTTAATAACACCAAACAAGGGAAGTCTTGTCCACAATGGGAAGTGTGCAGATAAAGGTCAAAATACTACAGAAATTCCTAAGAAATTTTCGGCTGTCACGCCCAAGGGAATTAACTTTCTTTCTTTCGGCAAAGGTTCTGTTTGCAGGTTTAAAAGTATTATTCAATCCACTGCACAAAATTTACCTCAAACTGCGCTATTCTCACATAATGAAATTTCAGACAAAAAGCAATCCATGGTAGAACGAATGAAATCAAAGTTTCTAGAGAAAGATTCAACTGATGATTCTATGAGGGATCACAGCCATTGTAAATCGGTTCAAGAAGTAAAAAAGGTATCTGACAATTCTCAGACTTCCAATGTGACCTCAGCCACACTTCTTGCCCGTCCGTTTGTTTCACATCAGTCTTCTGGAAGCCTAGTATCTGAATATCATAAACAAGCATCAAACTTAGGCCAAAGGGCACTCTTATCAACTTTAGCTTTTGCAGCAGAGCATGAATCAGATATTAAAATGAAATGCCCCACTGTTGATTCACCTGTATGA
- the LOC127084059 gene encoding zinc finger CCCH domain-containing protein 65 isoform X1, with protein MNTEFSMAFPPYGQSHFRSKTYSTLVRILSHLSPSTVPTQSSLPTIQEGEFEKEELYGHQVDEVAHSCLDNDKIIEALNVTEDGGLLDSTTMEDKEKAEKLICVTDATNSSNLLIEEGDLEEGEISGDFAMDGNTVDVSSVDATISEQMKVDEIQKLGNSFGNQASPFNMGNNGLVELWTINDISTYLTPKQVLVQQMVDANRNEQSDPCPMKKTIKEVIDPSRKRKRIPDLEKEDKKKEMVDASKSKRGPRSQEKKIKKREKYRKKRAEKNRELGVKRLKLIPVQKPKTISYCRHYMKGRCNEGDKCKFSHDTVPETKSKACVHFARHSCMKGDDCPFDHQLSKYPCSNIISNGSCSRGHACLFSHQVPINQRIPAPTNAYKPELKSPLPSGNTNFSTPLNNHDTSYVQQNHFTNSKGTETSQTKPTSTPKGIRFINVANLSSSTPKQDLITPNKGSLVHNGKCADKGQNTTEIPKKFSAVTPKGINFLSFGKGSVCRFKSIIQSTAQNLPQTALFSHNEISDKKQSMVERMKSKFLEKDSTDDSMRDHSHCKSVQEVKKVSDNSQTSNVTSATLLARPFVSHQSSGSLVSEYHKQASNLGQRALLSTLAFAAEHESDIKMKCPTVDSPV; from the exons ATGAATACCGAATTTTCAATGGCGTTTCCTCCTTACGGTCAGTCTCATTTCCGTAGCAAAACTTATTCCACCCTTGTCCGCATTCTCTCCCACCTCTCTCCTTCCACCGTTCCAACGCAATCATCGCTTCCTACAATTCAAGAGGGTGAATTTGAGAAAGAAGAATTGTATGGTCATCAGGTTGATGAAGTAGCTCATAGTTGTTTAGATAATGATAAGATTATCGAAGCATTGAATGTGACAGAAGATGGTGGATTATTGGATTCAACAACTATGGAAGATAAAGAGAAAGCAGAGAAATTAATCTGTGTGACAGATGCTACAAATTCTTCCAATCTTCTGATCGAAGAAGGAGATCTAGAAGAGGGAGAAATTTCTGGAGATTTTGCAATGGATGGAAACACAGTTGACGTGTCTTCTGTGGATGCTACAATTTCAGAACAGATGAAAGTGGATGAGATTCAGAAACTCGGGAATTCATTTGGAAACCAGGCATCCCCCTTCAATATGGGTAACAATGGACTAGTAGAACTTTGGACTATCAATGACATATCAACATATTTAACCCCAAAGCAAGTCTTGGTACAG CAGATGGTTGATGCCAACAGAAATGAACAAAGTGATCCTTGCCCTATGAAGAAAACCATAAAG GAGGTAATTGATCCCAGTAGAAAGAGAAAACGTATTCCTGATTTAGAGAAGGAGGATAAAAAGAAG GAGATGGTTGATGCCAGTAAAAGTAAACGTGGTCCTCGTTCTCAAGAGAAGAAAATTAAAAAGAGG GAGAAGTATCGAAAGAAAAGAGCAGAAAAGAACAGAGAACTAGGTGTTAAAAGGTTGAAGTTGATTCCAGTACAGAAACCAAAAACAATCTCATATTGTCGCCATTATATGAAAGGAAGGTGCAATGAG GGTGACAAGTGCAAATTCTCTCATGATACTGTTCCTGAAACAAAGTCCAAG GCATGTGTTCACTTTGCTCGTCACTCTTGTATGAAAGGGGATGATTGCCCATTTGATCACCAACTCTCCAAGTATCCTTGTTCTAATATAATTTCTAATGGCTCTTGTTCTAGAGGTCATGCTTGTTTGTTTTCACACCAG GTACCAATCAACCAACGTATACCTGCGCCTACAAATGCTTACAAACCAGAGTTGAAATCTCCTCTTCCGTCAGGAAATACAAATTTCAGTACGCCACTGAATAATCATGACACTAGTTATGTCCAACAAAACCACTTCACCAATTCTAAGGGAACAGAAACTTCACAGACAAAACCTACCTCAACACCCAAAGGAATTAGATTCATAAATGTTGCTAACTTATCATCTAGTACGCCAAAACAAGACTTAATAACACCAAACAAGGGAAGTCTTGTCCACAATGGGAAGTGTGCAGATAAAGGTCAAAATACTACAGAAATTCCTAAGAAATTTTCGGCTGTCACGCCCAAGGGAATTAACTTTCTTTCTTTCGGCAAAGGTTCTGTTTGCAGGTTTAAAAGTATTATTCAATCCACTGCACAAAATTTACCTCAAACTGCGCTATTCTCACATAATGAAATTTCAGACAAAAAGCAATCCATGGTAGAACGAATGAAATCAAAGTTTCTAGAGAAAGATTCAACTGATGATTCTATGAGGGATCACAGCCATTGTAAATCGGTTCAAGAAGTAAAAAAGGTATCTGACAATTCTCAGACTTCCAATGTGACCTCAGCCACACTTCTTGCCCGTCCGTTTGTTTCACATCAGTCTTCTGGAAGCCTAGTATCTGAATATCATAAACAAGCATCAAACTTAGGCCAAAGGGCACTCTTATCAACTTTAGCTTTTGCAGCAGAGCATGAATCAGATATTAAAATGAAATGCCCCACTGTTGATTCACCTGTATGA